The Erigeron canadensis isolate Cc75 chromosome 1, C_canadensis_v1, whole genome shotgun sequence genome segment AATGGAATACATGGATAGATTTCTTATGTTATATTAATGTATATCGGCTAAAGTCATGAATTgatttctttaaaaatttttatttatgtttataataattatattatattaaagttataataagtatatatattcagaATCGGCTAAACATTGTTTtcctaatttaattttaattttaattttatttcacgTATATCtcttaaaacttaattaatgGATGGATTTCTTTTTCACAcagatatacatttttttatgatttataaatgagAAATTCTAAATTGAcgaacaaattacaaacaaaactcACTTGTCATATGAGATACATcaattaaattaattcattttttcttttttatgtttctctCTCCATGTTTTATTAGTGTCACCTAAGTTTGTATagttttatttgtaatttgtttgttgatGTAGTTATACTACATATTTGACGTAGTTATTACCATTTAGATGGGGTGGTAGAGAGTCTTGCCTCTTAGAGTATAGACCAAGGTTCAATCCTTGACAATGGTGTAATTTAGTAGTGTATTAtctttgccgttcaaaaaaaaaacatatttgacgtatatcatatattcataaactttaattttattgtttgaatcaGTCGTAATCGcacatattttaatattatgtatgataatgtaactatctgtaattgtattttgtaCTTATGTTATCAGTTAGTCCCGCGCAACGtgcgagtttaatctagtacgGAGTATTTAATaagacaagttttttttttttacgtattTATAGTTATCtagattattatttataattaaatataaaataatataatttatttacgaCATCATCAAAATTCAATTAAGAGAAATCGAGaattatgattggttaataagtggtttggttaatatatataaagataaagataaatattagataaacattatgcaataaagtattaattgttttaaattgggttaaatgtataaattggtgatggaaaatcaaaaagtgtaaattaaacatttgttgatttaattaattttaaaaaattgaaagctGTGATTAGGCAATTGAGATTAGGtcaattgtcttttagtatatataaagataaagataaaaattaaaaatttgaatgTTCGATCAATTTGAACAAACAATTTGATACTGTATAACTTAACGTCGTATGTATGTTTCTCCGTATGCATAAAAATAATGGTCAGCAGTTTAAGAAAATCATTAGCCATCACTATTATTAGCTAAAATGCCTTTATGCTAAGTCGAACTATTATAGAAAGATTGAGAAGATCATATAAGCGGGTGAAATTTTGTCCTTTGTAATATTTCAAATCACTAGGCATGATTATAATAATACTCCTAAAGAAAGGTAAGGAAATTTGAACATGAATTGTATGATTGAAAATGGAGTCAAATCATAATGGGGAAATACAAGATATATTTTCTCTAATTACCTTTGATAATGTTTGACCATGTGATTATATGTCTAGTGAAATATCATTCTCACATATGAAATACAAGATATATTTTCTCTAATTACTTGAACATGTGACATTCCAATTTTCATTTTGTGGACCCATATAATCACATGGTCACGATACAACTACATTTGTTATGgataattaaaaactattataaatttatcattatcttttacaataataatcaaGTTAAATTTGGAACCAAAGTACTACTTAGAtttttttccaaatttcaaAAGACCAAgtggtgtttggtatgatggaatggaaaggggaaaaaaagaatGCGAAAGGCTTCTTTTGTTTGTTTACgatgaagaaagagaatgacaatggaGAAAGGGGAATCAATTCTATTATCTCCATTCTATACAAATTGTTGagaatggatttttttttcaagatgttatatatattaaattattattatttaattttttttttttatatctccATTCTCTGTGGGTAACAAACAGCGGAATTCATTCTCTTTCTAAATActtattctctttctcactattttcactctctattacatttccattctctatgattctctCCTACCAAACACATAAGTTTCTTGattatttggttttatttacAAGGTCATGAGTTTTGATGAGGTATTTCCCTTATGAGAAAATGTTTGatcttcttatatatattttttaaaaatccttaTAAGACCTctaaaacttgatgtgtatttcTTTAACCACTAGGTAATAGCCTAGTGGCCACCAGCCGCAACTTTTCAGGAGAGATTCTGGGTTCGAGTTTTGTCAAAGGCAAATTTAAGATAATCagaggattattaagtggttgagtaACACATGGACATTAGTCTAGTTGGTGGATTAttgggtaccaaatggtacatgggatcaaggGGTTCTCCTccaattactttttttaattcACTTATCTAACTTTATCTCTTGACACATATAGAAAGATTTTTAGGATGATTAGTTAAGAAGATTTATTATTTCCTTTTTGATAATGTTGTTCTACGATGAACAGATCACGGTTTATAAATGTAGTTGCTATATGAAATTTACCATTCTACGAAAACGGAACAAATTAGTTGTCCAAATAGTAAACTTTTATCTAACTTTATTATAAATCAACTTTGGTTGTCTAAAAGTATCATCATTATgtcaaaacatatttttttcccACTCAACTAGAATCTGATCTAATCTAACGtaataacaaaacacaaaaTCTTGTGACAAAACTAGAGCTAAATATGGTGGTTGGAAAAGTCACAATGatttcttcaaaaacaaaatactcgCTAGTATCTCTCTAGAAAGCTACTACATTTACATGTTCAGGTTTATTGTCACCAATTAGTGCACACTTtttacatatcatcatcatcatcaccatcatctttCACATATATACCCACTttaactctctctctctctctctctctctctctgttaCATATACACAACACAGAAACACAAAAACACTCTGCATCTGTTTTGTTGCAACACAAGGAAAAACATCATATCATAGTGGCTCTCCATGGCTTTTCTTTAATCTTTTTAGTAAAGGTCTCCATAAAGTATAttgttatttatatgtttttttacttCTATATATGTCtatttataactatatattctAACTTACATGCATTTGTCTTCAAgtctttttttattctttataaaTACTCTACTTactattttgtattattatacCTCTTAAGTTCCTTTTTTTCCAACAAatcttcaaaatcattttatgaAGATCTGAAGTGGGATTCCCCCTGTTTGCTTTTTCCCACACTTAAACTcatatggtatatatatatatattatatacaatgatTGTACTTGGTTTAAAGATTCAAGAACATGTTTGTGTatttttgagtgtgtgtgaATAAGCAAGAATCTATTTTGCAGTATGGGTTATGCCTACAGATAAAAATATGCTATTCTTTATAATTACTTTGAATTTATGGGTCATGACCTACAGATAAAAAATATgctattctttttttaattactttgaATCATTATTAAAAGTGAATCCACTTTATGAGtaattttttaatacatatGGCTATGCATAATTGTAATGAAACTAGATGTCCTTCAATTATGATATATGCTAGATAAGGAAAGTGATTGTCTAGAAATCATTGCTACTTAGattattataataaagtttctattatttatatagttttttatgtGTTGCATATATATGACTATCCCATCATTGGATTATGAATAGTAAATTTTGATCATGGATCTACTaatcaagatttttttttttttttttgtgtgtgaaaatctaTGAATAGTGAGATTTAAATTGATGTGGATGTTATGCAGATTTTGTTCTCTTAGTAGAAGAATGATGATGAATAGAGAGATCTGATGAAATAAACGATGCCGAACCAGCTATGGTTTGCACTGCAACTGATTTATTAGAGTGGAAAGAATTCCCAAAGGGTCTTAAAGTCTTGCTGCTTGATGAGGACACCAGTTCTGCAAATCAAATAAGATCAAAACTTGAGGAAATGAGTTATGTTGGTTAGTTACTTGAACTCCATACtgttttttcatttgtttagtTACAAGATTATAGCGCGAATGTGATCGAACTTTTATGACATTTAGTAAGATATTTTTTGCTATAGAGTTTGAGTTCTTGAAAATGTCtgtttcacattttttttcaagttaatgACTAGAAACGTTTAAGGAAACAATCGTCGGTGTGTTATGATCAATAGTAAGAAAATTTCAAGATTATGTATGTTCTTCACTATGAAAATTTAGATGAATTAGTAACTAAAAGTATATCTTGAGTGAGAGTTCCAGCaagattatatatgtattcaagTCTGCAAAGACTATAACTATGTTCTCGattttgtaatgttttattcATGTAGTGATTTTTGCACTATGTATAATAGAAGTTATCTGACTTTTCTGTAATTTTGTACAGTTTCTATGTTTCATAGCGAGGATGAAGCATTATCGGCAATTTCAGACAAATCTAAACGTTTTCATGTTGCAATAGTAGAGgtattaattaaaaatgaaaaataacagATCCGTTGTATGCTTTCTAGTCATTAATGAAAGCTTATTAgcatttgtttcattttgtgACAGGTTAGGGCAGACAACGAAGATGGAAGGTTCAAGTTTCTTAAAAGTGCGAAAGACTTGCCCACAATTAGTATGTACCCATGAAGCACTTAAATAAGTAACTTTTAGTGTTACAATAAAGcattcattttccatttttgatAATAGTTTGTAAGTTTTTCCTGGTTTTGATTGCAGTGACTTCAGATGTGAAGTGCATTAGTACCATGATGAAGTGCATAGCGGTAACTTTTCTTCTTCTCAAATATTTATGATAATCAACTAGTGTTGTGGGTGTTTATGCGTGGATTTAAGTTGTTTATCTGTTTCAATGACTTAATGTTGGCCTAATCAGTTTTTAAAGTTTGGATAAACATGTTCTGTTTCTAATCAGATGCATCATAATTTCATATGAACTGCAACACAACTAAATACTTGACTTTTTACATCTTCTCTTTCTACCCTATCTTTAACTTAATTTGTGGAATCTTTACTCCACATCCCAATATGTCCCATATCATTTGATAGATATGTAAGTGTGAGTCATTTCTATATAGTTTTCTCGAATAATTAGAATTTGTTGAACACTCAAACATTTGATTATCTATGCTAATACTAATAGTATCCCTTTATGTTGAAACTGATTATCTGTTTCTGATTATTCCACATCCCacaatcatttgaaaaaaaaaaatacttcaatCACCTAGCAAACTAACTAAAGGTATTTTGTATTCTAGCTTGGTGCGGTTGAAATCCTTGAGAAACCACTGTCAGAAGATAAACTTAGAAACATATGGCAACATGTGGCTCACAAGGTGAGTTAAATTTCAACCCCAAACTTGATATAATTGATATCATTTCACTTGTTCTCTGATAAAGAGAATGTGGAAACTTCGAGCAGGCATTCAACGCAGGACCTAAGGATCAATCTGAATTTGAGGTAAAGACAGAATGTGATCAACATCATGAGCAGAAAATTGAGGAAGTATCAGTTGAAAGTGACAAATATCCGGCTCCATCAACCCCCCAACTGAAACAAGGTATGAGATTAGTTGATAACGGCGATTGTCATGATCAAGACCAAACTCACGTATCAAATGAGAAAGAGAgtgtagatcatgatggtgaaTCCAAATTTGTCGAAACTACTTGTGATGATTTAGTTGGtgatactactactactactattactACCGTGACAAACTCGGCAAAGAGTTTGGAGGAGGGTGTTGGCAAGCCTACAAGTGATGGGAGTTGTCCTGATGTTCAAGATGATGGTAAGAAGCGAAATGAACCATCTGATCGTCCCAATACACGTGCCAGTAAAACCATTCGGAAAAAAATCAAGGTAAGATAATGGTTGATGTAATTTTTGAAGTAATTCTAAATTATGATATAAGGAGCATCCCTGTAATAAATTATGTGGTTTTAAGGCCAAGTGGCTAAGAACCCATACCTAGTCTGGTCTTGTTTCCCCTTTGTCATAACCAGTATGATTACTTATGAAGGTCAAAGTTTGAGTAGCCAATAACCGTTATTTCTTTGTCATAACCAGTATGATTACTTATGAAGGTCAAACTTGTTATTTCTTGTAATCTTGTATTGGTTCCTTTAGCAATGAGTATAGTTGCTCCTGTGATATGCAGGAACATGCATGATCTGCATTTTTGGCAGTGTAtctcttgtttcttttttctttttctttttttgtttcccttgtagtatatatagatatagctaGATGGGGTCAGGCGGCAgtactttatataattatttagtgCAATAATTGTGATTACATAGGTACTATTATTATTGCAATAGTAATATTATACTTTTCGAATGAAAATAAATTAGGAGGTTGTAAGAATAAAAACTAGTCTTTGGGAGGCGTTCGACCTATGTTGACACATTTAACACATGACCCTTTTAGCTATAACCTTAATTTTACCCATTCGAGATAATACTCAACCTAAATCCAGCAGTTTATAAGTAAATTGGTCGGATTTACCTTCTTTACTTAAGTATTGCATGCGTGCTTGAAAAGTTAGGATTTTTGTTGCATAGTATTAGAGGAGTGTGGTGCACAACGGTTCATGATTCTTTGGAACTGAGATAGTGTATGTTTCAGGTAGATTGGACGTCCGAACTACACAAGAAATTTGTACAAGCCGTAGAGCAACTCGGTGTTGATCAAGCAATACCATCTCGTATACTAGAACTCATGAATGTGGAGGGTTTAACTCGCCATAATGTAGCAAGTCATCTGCAGGTTAGTATAAATATCTATATTTGTTGGTCCTACCAATACTTATTTGTATCTAAAACTGAATATATATTTGCGTTCTCATTCAAGCAGAAATATAGATTGCAAAGGAGACATATTTTGCCTAAAGAAAGTGGGCGTAAATGGCCTCAAACTAGACATTCATCACCAAGAACCTACTATCCACCGAAGCCCATCATGGCTTATCCTCCATATTACCCTAGCCACACGTTCCCACCCAACCAAGTGTATCCTGCTTGGCCACCTCCACACAATTATGCTTCGCCACCTCCACACAGTTATGCTTCGCAACCTCAGATGTGGTCCCCACCGTATTACCAAGCATGGCAGTCTTCGGAAAATTGGATGTGGAATCCTTATTCAGGGGTAACTGGCTAATTTCATGATTTTAGACTATATAATTAACTTTGCAGTAATAAATTTAAGTGACAAAAGTCCATGACTAATGTGTTATTGTGTTTCTCCAGGTACAAGCCGAAGCATGGGGCTGCCCAGCTGCACCACCACACGCATCTTTTCCTAGAGTGAGTATACTTTATGTAATTATTTGCACTGAACTAGTGcctttttttgtgaaaactgtACTTATCATTAATAATCCTGGAAAATGCAGACTGCTTCTCCATTTCAGAGTAGGGATTCAATGCAAACTAGCCAAAGCATGCCAAAGAATTCAGTCGATAATTACCCGGTATTGATATCTACTGGTTCTatagtttttcaaaaatagtTTTCCTTCCTTCTCAAAATGGATAACTTTAAACGAGATGGCAGAGTGAATGGGTTGGATAACAGGTGACAACGAGTTATAAGTTAGTGCAGGTCAAAACGGGTAATTATTTATTGCAGTTCAAAACGGGAATGGCTCGGGTTGGGACAACCAACATTTATATCTTTATCCATTCTTTTTGGTAATAATGAATGTGCTATATAAGATcacaaaacatgtattattGCAAGGATTAACTACCTTCTTTAATAAAGAGATTTAGGATGTTTCTTTGAATAACACTATTTTTAACCTATTTAAcatgtttgacccatttgacacTTCCTTTTACATTAAAACCTTTCGTCTTAACCATTTTGCGTCTTTAAAGACAAAATATAACTCAAATAAACCCATTTATAGGAATGCTAATCCAGATTGCCATCTCTGTCTTTGACTTTATGGTTAGACATACTATTGAAATTTGGAATCAATATGGGTCCTTTCATTTGAAGAATACTAACAATTAAATTTAGACTTGGCAACAAGTTTCATTTTAAAATGATGTTCATGCCGTTGAAATCGTAGCATaattgatgttttttttatttgaaaagtatCTTCGTTCACTTCCAAAGTCAGGTTTAGAATTTAACgttcaaaagtcaaaaatatatttttcaagaTCAGACTTTTAATCGGGCGTTCACTACATAGATCTTCACAACAAGTTAGAATTAGAGAAGTGATTTGACGATATGTATGCAACACAACTTTGTCATAAACAAAAACTCGGGTTTAACATAGTTGTACAATATTCATGTATTGTTGATATTTGCTGTATAAATATCTCACTATATTATCCATCATCATCAATGACCAAGTGAAATCTTTGTTTTGACCTCA includes the following:
- the LOC122581345 gene encoding two-component response regulator-like APRR2, whose protein sequence is MVCTATDLLEWKEFPKGLKVLLLDEDTSSANQIRSKLEEMSYVVSMFHSEDEALSAISDKSKRFHVAIVEVRADNEDGRFKFLKSAKDLPTIMTSDVKCISTMMKCIALGAVEILEKPLSEDKLRNIWQHVAHKAFNAGPKDQSEFEVKTECDQHHEQKIEEVSVESDKYPAPSTPQLKQGMRLVDNGDCHDQDQTHVSNEKESVDHDGESKFVETTCDDLVGDTTTTTITTVTNSAKSLEEGVGKPTSDGSCPDVQDDGKKRNEPSDRPNTRASKTIRKKIKVDWTSELHKKFVQAVEQLGVDQAIPSRILELMNVEGLTRHNVASHLQKYRLQRRHILPKESGRKWPQTRHSSPRTYYPPKPIMAYPPYYPSHTFPPNQVYPAWPPPHNYASPPPHSYASQPQMWSPPYYQAWQSSENWMWNPYSGVQAEAWGCPAAPPHASFPRTASPFQSRDSMQTSQSMPKNSVDNYPGDEVIDKVVKEAINKPWLPLPLGLKPPSTESVISELFKQGISTVPPRINGSH